A genomic window from Punica granatum isolate Tunisia-2019 chromosome 2, ASM765513v2, whole genome shotgun sequence includes:
- the LOC116195853 gene encoding inositol hexakisphosphate and diphosphoinositol-pentakisphosphate kinase VIP2-like isoform X1, which yields MNMASMCLKSKQEQQSKLSDAEKDESDDPLKHHTCYEEFRRCSSNGEKALDQDDEDDRETKYRLDPKYANVRTPDCHVRTRLYFTSESHIHSLMNVLRYCNLDDSLQGEDNLVCDSGLEQLYKTKELDYMSYIVLRMFENTEVALEDPKRFRVEMTFSRGADLSPLEMNDSEATSLHQEHTLPIMGPERLQEVGSYLTLEKMEKMIRPFSMPAEDFPPPSTPQGFSGYFSKSATVLERLVNLWPFNKHGYANGVSKI from the exons ATGAACATGGCCAGCATGT GTCTTAAGAGCAAGCAAGAACAACAGTCAAAACTGAGCGATGCAGAAAAGGATGAATCAGATGATCCTTTAAAACATCACACATGTTATGAAGAGTTCCGGAGATGTAGCTCTAATGGTGAGAAGGCACTGGATCaggatgatgaggatgataGAGAAACCAAATATCGTTTGGATCCAAA GTATGCAAATGTCAGGACACCAGACTGTCATGTCCGCACTCGGCTTTACTTCACATCA GAATCTCATATCCATTCCCTGATGAATGTTCTCCGGTACTGCAACCTGGACGACTCCCTTCAGGGGGAGGACAACCTTGTTTGCGACAGTGGTCTGGAGCAATTGTACAAGACAAAGGAGCTGGACTACATGAGTTACATTGTCTTGAGAATGTTTGAGAACACAGAG GTGGCTTTGGAGGATCCGAAAAGGTTCCGGGTGGAGATGACTTTTAGCCGTGGTGCTGATTTATCTCCACTAGAG ATGAACGACAGCGAGGCTACTTCGTTACACCAGGAGCACACGCTTCCGATAATGGGTCCAGAAAGGCTGCAAGAAGTAGGATCATATCTGACGctggagaagatggagaagATGATACGCCCATTCTCGATGCCGGCGGAGGATTTCCCTCCACCGTCAACCCCTCAGGGATTCTCGGGTTACTTCTCCAAGAGCGCCACTGTTCTAGAGCGACTGGTAAATCTATGGCCTTTCAATAAGCACGGCTATGCCAATGGAG TTTCAAAAATCTGA
- the LOC116195852 gene encoding UDP-glycosyltransferase 43-like, producing the protein MCNHAPPQLSPASASSTSPQWTRRRRTSSCHPSATSPSTYRDGDGHTWLIHHARRYRELEGIVINTFQELEPFALSSLSRSLSPPVYAIGPVLDLNGPIQWHPNRAQQVAIMQWLDQQPRSRVVFLCFGSMGSLSVPQVREIAAGLEQSGQRFLWSLREPPKGKIHLPTDYSNFNDVLSKDFLERTAEIGLVCGWVPQVTVLAHPAIGGFVSHCGWNSILENLWHGVPIATWPVYAEQQMNAFEMVRELGLAVEIRLDYREGSDLVRAEEVERGVRALMEGDGDVRRKVKEMSKMSQTTVMEGGSSDGSLDSLDIPYHCHHGLEMTAVRGRESDAANAWATS; encoded by the exons ATGTGCAATCATGCGCCGCCACAGCTATCCCCGGCGTCCGCTTCGTCCACCTCCCCGCAGTGGACCCGCCGACGCCGGACCAGTTCCTGTCATCCATCGGCTACATCTCCGTCTACATACAGAGACGGAGATGGGCACACGTGGCTCATCCACCATGCTCGCAG ATACAGAGAACTGGAGGGTATTGTCATAAATACGTTCCAAGAACTTGAACCCTTTGCGCTCAGCTCATTGTCGAGGAGTCTATCTCCGCCGGTATATGCAATCGGGCCAGTTCTCGACCTCAATGGACCAATCCAGTGGCACCCGAACCGGGCCCAACAAGTGGCGATAATGCAGTGGCTTGACCAGCAGCCGCGGTCGAGGGTTGTGTTCCTGTGCTTCGGGAGCATGGGGAGCCTCAGTGTGCCGCAGGTGAGAGAGATTGCAGCCGGACTGGAACAGTCGGGGCAGCGGTTCTTATGGTCCTTGCGAGAACCACCAAAAGGCAAAATCCACCTTCCAACTGATTACTCGAACTTCAATGATGTATTATCTAAGGACTTCCTGGAGCGGACAGCTGAGATTGGTCTAGTGTGTGGATGGGTCCCGCAGGTGACAGTATTGGCACATCCGGCAATAGGAGGGTTCGTCTCCCATTGCGGCTGGAACTCGATTCTCGAGAACCTGTGGCACGGGGTCCCAATCGCCACGTGGCCAGTCTATGCGGAGCAGCAAATGAATGCGTTTGAGATGGTGAGGGAACTAGGATTAGCAGTAGAGATCAGGTTGGATTACAGGGAGGGCAGCGATCTGGTGCGAGCCGAGGAGGTAGAGAGAGGGGTTCGGGCTCTGATGGAAGGTGATGGTGATGTGAGAAGAAAGGTCAAGGAGATGAGCAAAATGAGCCAGACTACTGTGATGGAGGGTGGATCATCCGATGGATCATTAG ATTCTCTCGATATCCCTTACCACTGTCATCATGGGTTGGAGATGACTGCTGTTCGTGGAAGGGAGTCAGATGCAGCGAATGCGTGGGCCACCTCCTGA
- the LOC116193903 gene encoding receptor-like protein EIX2, which produces MAASSSTASIIFVSFVLLVFATFESASSAATFTNATCIEREREALLEFKRGLVDNSSLLSSWVGDDCCSWKGVRCSERTGHILKLDLRSPCVVSTYDIYELLDPDLEHGNCTLTGHIHPSLIELQHLNYLDLSWNNFAHTKIPEFLGSLSNLVYLNLSNACFAWDIPLHLGNLSNLQYLDLNLNTHDVGLLWVESLEWLSGLPSLKHLDLSRVSVRNAQALQVNFSTSLEFLDLSRNNLGSVIPNWLLNLSSITHLDLSYSFAEGAVSFPTEIINNNKQLAFLSLGVNSMRGELPKNLSNLCHLFALLLEGNDFTGDISAALGNPFSCLQNTLRYLDLAENKISRLGDEIGHFKNLKFIDVGNNKLTGGIPESIGQLSNLEYINLSENSIEGPIPLSLPQLSSLKQLIIEENKLMGGIPESIGQLSNLDYIDLSGNSIEGPIPESLLQLSSLRLLSLGSNKLTGRIPESIGQLSNLVDLDLSNNLLKGVVAELHLANLTSLINLDISSNELAVKINPKMIAPFQLNSIDMSNCKVGPQFPTWLRAQRNIFELGLSNASISGIIPDWFYNISFNIVSLILSSNELSGEISLCNMKSLEQLDLSNNKLSGSVPECWKRLRQLRAINLGNTQFSGLVPTFLCSMKYVSFLGLHGNAFSGSIPKCLSTMTYLNVLDLSRNKLAGRIPSWIGRMVELKVLNLQFNSFYGEIPMSICKLGYLQVLNLAHNNLSGSIPLCFDNLTTMSDPKYQGGTNNFYEFGVEVQMKSITQVYTSALQYLFSIDLSNNILNGDIPAELTRLCNLENLNLSQNDLWGRIPPEIADLKKLESLDLSINQLSGPIPRSLSELNFLSYLNLSFNQLSGPIPSSAQLSTFTNESYLGNDALCGPPLSKNCSGDHGQSNDIHKQHGDVSEGKDESYALWLYAGIASGFATGFLGFCCSLYFKHSWRRSFFLWSDKIITQLLVMVEIKLQNIIRKMQNESNLVMTFSIGIIVSLFENITVTAAYKLPISWPNLYYEKGKYTYGSEDDHTANADNFLLDLQH; this is translated from the coding sequence ATGGCGGCTTCATCCAGTACTGCCTCCATTATTTTCGTGTCATTCGTGCTTTTGGTGTTTGCGACATTCGAGAGCGCTTCAAGTGCTGCTACTTTCACAAATGCCACTTGCAtcgagagggagagggaagcTCTTCTCGAATTTAAGCGAGGCCTCGTCGACAACTCCAGTCTCCTGTCATCATGGGTTGGAGATGACTGCTGTTCGTGGAAGGGAGTCAGATGCAGTGAACGGACGGGCCACATCCTGAAGCTCGACCTTCGAAGTCCATGTGTTGTGTCCACCTACGATATTTATGAACTGCTCGACCCAGATTTGGAGCACGGGAACTGCACTTTGACCGGTCACATACATCCTTCTCTAATCGAGCTGCAGCATTTGAATTACCTCGACCTGAGCTGGAACAACTTTGCACACACAAAAATTCCAGAGTTCCTAGGCTCACTCTCTAATTTGGTGTATCTTAACCTCTCCAATGCATGCTTCGCTTGGGACATTCCCCTTCACCTCGGGAACCTCTCCAATCTGCAGTATCTTGATCTCAATCTCAATACTCATGACGTTGGTCTGTTATGGGTAGAGAGCCTTGAATGGTTATCAGGTCTTCCTTCCTTGAAACACCTCGACTTGTCTCGCGTCTCCGTTAGGAATGCCCAAGCCTTGCAAGTGAATTTCAGTACTTCGCTGGAGTTTCTTGATCTGAGTCGTAATAATTTAGGCTCCGTCATTCCTAATTGGTTGCTCAATTTAAGCTCCATCACACACCTCGATCTCTCCTATAGTTTTGCTGAAGGAGCCGTCTCCTTTCCCACTGAGATCATCAATAATAACAAACAGCTCGCCTTCCTTAGTCTCGGAGTTAATTCCATGAGAGGTGAGCTGCCGAAGAATCTCAGCAATCTCTGCCACCTGTTTGCGTTGCTATTGGAAGGTAACGACTTCACTGGAGATATTTCTGCTGCATTAGGCAATCCTTTCAGCTGCCTCCAGAATACGTTGAGATATTTAGATCTCGCGGAGAATAAAATCAGTCGTTTGGGGGATGAAATTGGGCACTTCAAGAATCTAAAGTTTATTGACGTCGGGAACAACAAATTGACGGGTGGCATCCCAGAAAGCATCGGGCAGCTGTCGAATCTAGAGTATATTAACCTTTCGGAAAACTCAATTGAGGGTCCAATTCCATTGTCTCTGCCTCAGCTATCCTCTTTGAAGCAATTGATTATCGAGGAAAACAAATTGATGGGTGGCATCCCAGAAAGCATCGGGCAGCTGTCAAACCTAGATTATATTGACCTTTCGGGAAACTCAATCGAGGGTCCAATTCCAGAGTCTTTGCTTCAGCTATCCTCTTTGCGGCTCTTGAGTCTCGGGAGCAACAAATTGACAGGTAGAATCCCAGAAAGCATCGGGCAGCTGTCGAATCTAGTTGACTTAGACTTGTCCAACAATCTCTTGAAAGGAGTGGTGGCCGAACTTCACTTGGCGAATCTCACGAGCTTGATTAATTTGGACATTTCGTCAAATGAGTTGGCCGTCAAGATTAACCCAAAAATGATTGCTCCATTTCAACTTAATTCCATTGACATGTCAAACTGCAAAGTTGGGCCTCAATTTCCCACATGGCTTCGAGCACAGAGGAACATCTTTGAACTGGGTTTGTCCAATGCAAGCATATCAGGTATCATCCCTGATTGGTTTTACAACATCTCTTTTAACATCGTGAGCCTGATTCTGTCTAGCAATGAGTTGAGTGGAGAAATTTCTTTGTGCAATATGAAGTCCTTAGAACAGCTTGACCTCTCAAATAACAAACTGTCTGGGAGTGTCCCGGAGTGTTGGAAAAGGTTACGTCAACTGCGAGCAATAAACTTGGGGAACACCCAGTTCAGTGGCCTGGTTCCAACATTCTTATGCTCTATGAAATATGTATCCTTTCTGGGGCTACACGGCAATGCCTTCAGTGGGAGTATCCCCAAATGCTTAAGCACTATGACTTATCTTAATGTGCTTGATCTGAGTCGAAATAAATTGGCTGGTCGAATCCCCTCCTGGATTGGTCGCATGGTTGAGCTCAAGGTGTTGAATCTTCAGTTTAATTCCTTCTATGGGGAGATTCCCATGAGCATATGCAAACTCGGATACCTTCAAGTTTTAAACCTTGCGCACAACAACCTCTCTGGAAGCATCCCCCTTTGCTTTGACAACTTAACCACCATGTCCGACCCAAAGTACCAGGGTGGGACAAACAACTTTTATGAGTTTGGAGTTGAGGTCCAAATGAAGAGCATAACCCAAGTATACACCAGCGCACTCCAGTATCTTTTCTCCATTGACCTTTCAAACAACATATTAAATGGAGATATTCCGGCTGAGTTGACACGGCTCTGCAACCTTGAAAATCTGAACCTGTCACAGAATGATCTCTGGGGAAGAATCCCTCCAGAGATTGCTGATCTGAAGAAGTTGGAGTCCCTTGATTTGTCCATCAACCAACTCTCAGGCCCCATACCACGGAGCTTATCTGAATTAAACTTCCTGAGTTACTTGAACCTTTCGTTTAATCAATTGTCTGGTCCCATTCCCTCTAGTGCCCAGCTAAGTACATTTACAAATGAATCATATCTCGGTAATGATGCACTCTGCGGACCTCCACTTTCAAAGAATTGCTCGGGAGATCATGGCCAATCTAACGATATTCACAAACAGCATGGTGATGTTTCGGAAGGTAAAGACGAGTCCTATGCCCTTTGGTTATATGCAGGCATCGCATCGGGCTTTGCCACGGGATTCTTGGGATTTTGTTGCTCATTATACTTCAAGCATTCTTGGAGGCGATCCTTCTTTCTTTGGTCGGACAAAATTATCACCCAATTGCTGGTGATGGTAGAGATTAAGCTGCAAAACATTATCCgaaaaatgcaaaatgaaTCCAATCTGGTAATGACCTTTTCCATAGGTATCATAGTTTCTTTGTTCGAAAATATAACGGTAACTGCTGCGTATAAGCTTCCAATTTCCTGGCCAAATCTGTAttatgaaaaaggaaaatatacgTATGGCAGTGAAGATGATCACACAGCAAACGCAGATAATTTTCTCCTGGATCTTCAACATTAA
- the LOC116195853 gene encoding uncharacterized protein LOC116195853 isoform X2, whose protein sequence is MILIIYPGLYQLPFIRSANLSSFAPVVLFARARADISLSLSLSLSLSLGNSVVLLFFRVGDPRRCFGEPRPPRDSRFSRRFDAPCPLASCDPAVLILCCFPCRADLTFPWASIRFSCCERRGLDLTVREMERKITIGVCVMEKKVKCGSEAFSAPMGQILDRLQAFGEFEVVIFGDKVILEDPVERYSITVMLNWLTLDSATAIFNI, encoded by the exons ATGATACTAATAATATATCCGGGACTTTATCAACTCCCCTTCATTCGTTCAGCGAATCTCTCTTCATTTGCTCCGGTCGTCCTCTTCGCCCGAGCTCGAGCtgatatctctctctctctctctctctctctctctctctctctcggcaaTTCGGTTGTGCTGCTGTTTTTTCGAGTCGGCGACCCGCGTCGTTGCTTTGGTGAACCGCGTCCTCCACGTGACTCTCGCTTCTCGCGGCGATTTGATGCTCCGTGTCCGCTCGCCAGCTGTGACCCGGCGGTTTTGATCCTGTGCTGCTTCCCGTGCCGCGCGGATTTGACATTCCCGTGGGCTTCTATACGGTTTTCCTGCTGCGAGCGTCGAGGTCTCGACCTGACAGTGAGGGAAATGGAGAGGAAGATAACAATTGGTGTATGTGTAATGGAAAAGAAGGTGAAATGTGGCTCCGAG GCTTTTTCTGCTCCGATGGGACAGATACTTGACAGGCTGCAGGCATTCGGTGAATTTGAG GTAGTGATATTTGGAGACAAGGTTATTCTTGAAGATCCAGTAGAGAGGTATAGTATAACAGTGATGTTGAACTGGTTAACGTTGGACTCTGCAACAGCCATATTCAATATATGA